Part of the Tolypothrix sp. PCC 7910 genome, CACTGATACCAAGAGAAGCATTTGAAGTTAAAGGACAGCAGGGTCAAAATATAGGAAGGATTATTCCTACAGTATCTGCTAGTGAATTAGAGCAAAATCGTCTTTTCTATGATTTTTTAAGGAAACCTGATTTTCAACGAGAAACTAATGAGTGGGATGCTCAGACAATATGTGATTTTATTGAAAGTTTTTTAGATGATGAGTTAATACCAGCAGTTATTCTTTGGAGGAGCTCCAGTGGATATTGCTTTGTAATTGATGGTTCACATCGGCTTAGTTCTTTAATAGCTTGGATAAATGATGATTATGGTGATGGCAATATTTCTAAGAAATTTTATGATGGAGATGACGAAGAGCAAAAATTAGCTGCTAAAGAAATTAGAAGACTAATTAATGAGAGAATTGGTTCTTACAAAGATTATCAATCATTAACACAGCATAGAGAACAAGTAGATCCTAAAAAGCTTGAAAGAGCAAAAAATCTAGCAGCTTCAGGTATTCAGCTTCAGTGGGTAACAGGCGATTCCACTAAAGCTGAAGCTTCATTTTTCAATATTAACCAAAAAGCAGCACCAATCAGTGAAACAGAGATGCGCTTGTTAAAGGCTCGAACCAAGCCTAATGGTGTTGCGGCTCGTGCAATTATGAGAAGTGGTAATGGTCACAAGTATTGGTCAGATTTCTCTTCAGAAAAACAGGAGAATATTGAAAAATTAGCCCAAGAAATACATCAAATGCTTTTTGAACCTAAACTAAAAAATCCTATAAAAATTACAGACGTACCAGTAGTAGGAAATTTATCAACTTCGCAAAGGCATGAATTCATATTAGAGTTTGTCAATATAGTTAATGGTATAGATTCTGATCATGAAATAGATTTAGAAGATGATTTAACGGGAGAAAAAACTATAAAAGTTTTGATTAACTGTAGAAAAATACTTCAAATAATTAACAGTAATCACCCTTCATCTCTGGGAATACATCCGCTTATATATTTTTATACTAGCGATGGGAGATATAGAGTAGGTTCATTTTATGGCGTAGTTACCTTAATCTTAGAGCTAGAAAGTAATAAATCTTATTCTAAACTTATAAAGGTACGTAAAGATTTTGAATGGATAATTTGGCAATATGATGATATAGTTCCCCAAATTGTAAGTAAAAGCAGTGCAGTAAAAGCAAGAAAAAAGGTAAAAGATTTTTATTTACAGGTAATAGAAAAACTCTTACAAGGTGTAGATAAAAAAAGCGTAGTTAAAGAAATAGTAGAGGAAAAAATTTGTGGTTCCTTAAAAATTAAATCCAAAAGTAATACCAATATAGTACAAAGTAAAACTTTTTCGAGAGAAACAAAAACAGCGGCTTTTATCAGAGAAGCTTTACCAAAAATCCAACGATGCAAAATTTGTGGTGGTTTTCTCCATAGCCATTCCATATCTATCGACCACAAAATAAGAAAGGCAGATGGAGGGTTAGGTAATTTAGAAAACGCACAGTTAACTCATCTATACTGCAATACCACATTCAAAAATTAATTAAGTATCATCAGAATCAGTATCAATTTGAAACATTTCATGCTTCAAATTTAAAAGTTATATCCTAAATGGATATAACTATTTTTTGACAGCAGGATACTGCTGTAATACCTGACGCAAATATTCGCCAGTGTAAGAACGGGAATTTTCTGCAACTTCTTCTGGTGTTCCTACTGCAATTACTTCTCCACCTTTATCGCCACCATCTGGGCCTAAATCTATTACCCAGTCAGCACAACGAATCACATCTAAATTATGTTCAATTACTAAAATTGAATTGCCTTTATCTACCAAACGTTGCAAGACATCTAGCAATTTGTGGACATCATAAAAAGATAACCCTGTTGTCGGTTCATCAATTAAATAAAGTGTCTTACCTGTGGCGCGACGAGACAATTCTGTGGCTAATTTTACGCGTTGTGCTTCGCCACCAGATAAGGTGGTTGCTGGTTGACCTAATTGAACGTAACCTAAGCCAACATCAACTAAAGTTTGTAAGCGGGTAACAGCTTTTGGTATGTTTTGAAAAAAGTCTAAGCTTTCTTCAACTGTCATGTTGAGAACGTCGGAAATGGTTTTATCTTTGTACTTCACCTGCAATGTTTCGCGATTATATCTCGCACCTTTACAGATTTCACATTGGACATAAACATCAGGTAAAAAGTTCATTTCTATGACATTTACACCCTGTCCGCTACAAGCTTCGCAACGGCCACCTTTAACATTAAAAGAAAATTGTCCGGGTTTATAACCTCTCGCTTTGGCTTCTACTGTTTGGGAAAAGACATCACGAATGACATCAAAAACACCTGTATAAGTTGCAGGATTAGAACGTGGGGTTCTCCCAATAGGAGACTGGTCAATAACAATGGCTTTATCAACAGAATTTAATCCCTTTATTTCCTCTATTTCTTTGGGTAAAGGAACTCTCTTTGTTAAATGGTGTTGTAAAGCTGGGTAAAGTAATTCATTTATTAAAGTTGATTTTCCTGAACCAGAAACACCAGTGACGGCGACAAGTTTACCTAAAGGAATTTCGACATCAATATTTCGCAGATTATTGCGATGGGCGTTTTTAATTGTCAAACTACGCCCGTTTCCTTCACGCCGTTCTGCTGGCGTATGAATTACTCTCCTTCCTGATAAATAAGCACCTGTTAAAGAATCTTCTGCAGTTAGTAATTCCTGCAAATCACCTTGGGCGACAATATGACCGCCATGAATTCCTGCACCAGGGCCAATATCAACAATGTGGTTCGCTGCACGGATGGTTTCTTCATCATGCTCTACCACAATTAAAGTATTACCTAAATCGCGTAATTTGGTTAAAGTTTTGAGCAGTCTGCCGTTATCTCTTTGATGCAAACCTATACTTGGTTCATCTAAAACATAGAGAACTCCTGTTAACCCAGAACCAATTTGTGTGGCTAAACGAATGCGTTGGGCTTCGCCACCAGATAGGGTCATGGCGGGACGGTCGAGGGTGAGGTAATCTAATCCAACATCCAGTAAAAATTGCAATCTGGCTTTAATTTCTCTCAGGACTAAATCAGCAATTTGAAATTGGCGATCGCTTAATTTTAATTGTTCAATTCTCTGGCGAGAATCTCTAATTGAAACACCCGTTAAATCTAAGATTTTATACTGTCCTAAACGCACTGATAAGGCTTCCGGTTTTAACCGCTTGCCATGACAAACTTCACAGGGCTGATCTATTAAATAATCTTCTAATTTCTGCTTAATTAACTCAGAACCGCCTTCATATTGCCTTTGCAGGATGGGAATCACGCCTTTGAAGCTTTGTTTGCGCTCGGCTGCGGTAGTGGCTTCTTCTCCATGTAAAATAATTTGTTGCTGTTCTGGAGTTAATTTACTCCACTGAACTTGTAATTCAAATCCGTGAGCTTGCCCTAAAGCATAGAGCAATTCTAAATAGTAAGAATTATCTTTTTCTGACCAAGGTGCAATTGCTGCATAAACTGGTGCATCGCTATCAGGAATAATTAAATCTGGCGAAAATCTTTTTAAACTACCAATCCCATGACAATTAGGACAAGCACCATAAGGTGAGTTAAACGAGAACAATCGTGGTGATAATTCTTCCATCACCGCCCCATGTTCTGGGCAAGCAAAGTTTTCAGAAAATACTAGTTCTTCTTCTGTTTGTGCTTCGTCATTTGTTATTTGTCCTTTGTCATGAGTGATGAGAATATTGGCAATTCCACTTGATAGTTTGAGACAAGTAGATAGCGAATCAACTAAACGTTCTTGAATGCCATCTTTTTTGATTAAACGGTCGATGACTACTTCAATAGTGTGAGTGAAATTCTTGTCTAATTCAATGGAATCGGATAATTCTCTGACTTCACCATCAACGCGCACCCGGACAAAACCTTGGGAAGCCAAACTCGATAACAGTTTGCGGTGAGTGCCTTTTTTACCCCGAACTACGGGGGCGAGAATTTGAAAGCGAGTGCGATCGCTTAAATCCATAATCCGATCTACCATCTCATCAATGGTTTGCGGTGAAATACAGCGATCGCATATCGGACAATGGGGTTCACCCGCCCGCCCAAACAACAGCCGCAAATAATCGTAAATTTCTGTCACCGTCCCCACTGTGGAACGGGGGTTATGAGAAGTAGACTTTTGGTCAATCGAAATCGCCGGACTTAAACCTTCAATCGCCTCCACATCCGGCTTATCCAATTGTCCCAAGAATTGCCGAGCATAGGCGCTAAGAGATTCCACATAGCGGCGTTGTCCTTCCGCGAAGATGGTATCAAAAGCCAAAGACGACTTACCCGAACCAGAAACGCCAGTAAAAACAATCAGGCGATCGCGTGGTAATTCTAAATCAAGATTTTTCAGATTATGCTGCCTAGCACCCCGAATACGAATTGTATTCTGGTTGTTGTGGCTGGAGTGCGGAAGATGTCCATTTAAGGATGCGGCTAGCTTTTGCTCTGACATATCGGCAAGCTGATAGTGAGGGAGGCGTGAAACAGTCCTTAATAATACTATCTTTACTGGAGTTATAGTAGAACGTGCGTACTGTTATATTTTAGTAGTGATTTTACGCCCGCTTGGGGAGATGAGGAAGCAGAGGAAGCAGAGGGAGCAGGGGAGCAAGAGAGAAATATCTATTACCCCTTACTCATTACTCATTACTCATTACTCATTACTCATTACCTATGCCCCATGCCCAATGCCCCATCCCCCATGCCCATTATTTAACTTCTTGCTCAATCACCATTGCTAATTCATCTGGATCGACAGGCTTAGTAATGTGGTTTTGGAAGCCTGCGGCGAGAATTTTATGATTGTTAGTTTCTCCTGCAAATGCGGTGAGAGCGATCGCGGGTAGTTTGCCACCTTTTACTGCTTCCATTTCTCTTACTTGACGGATGAGTGTATAACCGTCGATTTCTGGCATGGCGATATCGCTGATTAATAAATCTGGTTGAATTTGGGCGATCGCTTTTATGGCTTCACGGGCTGAAGAAACGGCTGTAACTTCAATGCCATATTGCTCTAAGATAAAAGCGATCAGATCTAGGCTATCAACATCATCATCTACAGCGACTACTCGCAAACCCTGAAGATTTGGGCCATGATTTTGTAATTCCTGATTTTCAATGCTTTGCGCGGC contains:
- a CDS encoding DUF262 domain-containing protein; translation: MKKESPKVSLDALIPREAFEVKGQQGQNIGRIIPTVSASELEQNRLFYDFLRKPDFQRETNEWDAQTICDFIESFLDDELIPAVILWRSSSGYCFVIDGSHRLSSLIAWINDDYGDGNISKKFYDGDDEEQKLAAKEIRRLINERIGSYKDYQSLTQHREQVDPKKLERAKNLAASGIQLQWVTGDSTKAEASFFNINQKAAPISETEMRLLKARTKPNGVAARAIMRSGNGHKYWSDFSSEKQENIEKLAQEIHQMLFEPKLKNPIKITDVPVVGNLSTSQRHEFILEFVNIVNGIDSDHEIDLEDDLTGEKTIKVLINCRKILQIINSNHPSSLGIHPLIYFYTSDGRYRVGSFYGVVTLILELESNKSYSKLIKVRKDFEWIIWQYDDIVPQIVSKSSAVKARKKVKDFYLQVIEKLLQGVDKKSVVKEIVEEKICGSLKIKSKSNTNIVQSKTFSRETKTAAFIREALPKIQRCKICGGFLHSHSISIDHKIRKADGGLGNLENAQLTHLYCNTTFKN
- the uvrA gene encoding excinuclease ABC subunit UvrA; this encodes MSEQKLAASLNGHLPHSSHNNQNTIRIRGARQHNLKNLDLELPRDRLIVFTGVSGSGKSSLAFDTIFAEGQRRYVESLSAYARQFLGQLDKPDVEAIEGLSPAISIDQKSTSHNPRSTVGTVTEIYDYLRLLFGRAGEPHCPICDRCISPQTIDEMVDRIMDLSDRTRFQILAPVVRGKKGTHRKLLSSLASQGFVRVRVDGEVRELSDSIELDKNFTHTIEVVIDRLIKKDGIQERLVDSLSTCLKLSSGIANILITHDKGQITNDEAQTEEELVFSENFACPEHGAVMEELSPRLFSFNSPYGACPNCHGIGSLKRFSPDLIIPDSDAPVYAAIAPWSEKDNSYYLELLYALGQAHGFELQVQWSKLTPEQQQIILHGEEATTAAERKQSFKGVIPILQRQYEGGSELIKQKLEDYLIDQPCEVCHGKRLKPEALSVRLGQYKILDLTGVSIRDSRQRIEQLKLSDRQFQIADLVLREIKARLQFLLDVGLDYLTLDRPAMTLSGGEAQRIRLATQIGSGLTGVLYVLDEPSIGLHQRDNGRLLKTLTKLRDLGNTLIVVEHDEETIRAANHIVDIGPGAGIHGGHIVAQGDLQELLTAEDSLTGAYLSGRRVIHTPAERREGNGRSLTIKNAHRNNLRNIDVEIPLGKLVAVTGVSGSGKSTLINELLYPALQHHLTKRVPLPKEIEEIKGLNSVDKAIVIDQSPIGRTPRSNPATYTGVFDVIRDVFSQTVEAKARGYKPGQFSFNVKGGRCEACSGQGVNVIEMNFLPDVYVQCEICKGARYNRETLQVKYKDKTISDVLNMTVEESLDFFQNIPKAVTRLQTLVDVGLGYVQLGQPATTLSGGEAQRVKLATELSRRATGKTLYLIDEPTTGLSFYDVHKLLDVLQRLVDKGNSILVIEHNLDVIRCADWVIDLGPDGGDKGGEVIAVGTPEEVAENSRSYTGEYLRQVLQQYPAVKK